One Ignavibacteria bacterium genomic window, CGTCCTTATCGCCCCTTTGCACCATCGACTGATATTCGGCAGTAGGGATGTTCTTGCGCTTGCTATCGTCGTGACGTAGCGTTTCAACGATCTTGGGTGGTTTCTTAGCCATGTGGTGTGTTCCGTTCGATTGAGGCCGCAAGGATCTGGTCAAATCGCTGAGCCACCTGCTTTTCAAAGTTGTCTTCCATCTCGTAGATGTCTGTGAATTCCGCAAAGGCCCACCGGCCATAAGATCCGAGGTTGTTTACACCGGGGATCCAGTAGGTGTCCATGGTGAGCTTCTTTTCTTTTGCATCCTCTCTTCGATAGCCTTTGACTTCGATGACGAGATGGAGGAGATCGTCGGGGCCGTGGCCATCATCAACGAGAACGATGAAGTCCGGCAGGTACCGACGCATCTCGGTGCCGTATCGGTATGGGACTTCAAATCCAAGATTGCGGTTCTTCACGTAGGCGCGAACTCGTGGGTGTGATTCTACAACCCGGCAGAGTTCACCTTCCCAATCGCTGTCGAGGATGACCCAGTTGACGTGACTCTTCTCCGCGTTGGTCTCCCATCGCAACGTCTGCGATGTATTGAACCGTACATAGCTGGTTGAACCAGTGGGGTTGTATGGGTCCAAAAGCACCTTCACGGGACGCTCCCCAAGGAAATGCTGGGTGATTCCCGCCGTAATCTTATTACACGCCATGTCTGCCAGTTCCAAATACATGAGCTGCGCTGGAAACGTACCGCCCTTGCACTCCA contains:
- a CDS encoding DNA methylase — its product is MAKKPPKIVETLRHDDSKRKNIPTAEYQSMVQRGDKD